Below is a window of Flavobacterium sp. CFS9 DNA.
TGTCCGTCAGATGTCATGTGAACCTCTTTTAAATCCGGGTTCGATTCGAAAATTTCATGTTTTTTCATTATGTTGTTTTTTTTAAAGTATTTTTAATTTTTAGATAACCCAGAAGAGCCAATATTGCTACCAAAAGCCAAAATCCGCGTATCTGTTTTTCCTGCCATGAGGTAAGCTCATTTGTTACTACAGGAACTTCGACAGGAACTTCTTTGATCTCTTGCTTATTCTGTGTTATGTACGTTGATTTCCATTGGGCAAAAAGTTCCTGCGCTCTTACTTCACAGTCAACTTTGAGGAAGTTGTCGGCAATCCGAACCTTTGGGCTTTTTAGGTTGCGCCCTGGTTCGGCTCGCAAGACATCTTTTACTACTACCTTTCCATTAATACAATCTAACAAGGCGTTGTAACTGGAACTGTCTTTTTCAATTTTGAACACAGTATCATGTACCGTTTCAGTGATTGTTTTTTCTGTTGTTATCGTATTCTGCACCACTACTGGTTTTTTGCCTGCGCAAGAAACCAGGATCATGGTGAGAACAAAAAATAAACAACCAATTTTTATATTTTTCATGGTCTTATAAATCCTTTAATTTTTGATAATTCTCTAACTCTTCGACAAACTTCGTAACCTTCCCGGCTTCCTACATCGTTTGTGTTTCCTTCAATAGTGTGAATCTTTGTTCCGACTACTTTCTCTACAATACCGGTATGGCCTAAGCCTCCGCCATAATCAAGAATCATAATATCACCCGGTTGTGGTACCTTAACTCGTAGTAATGGTCTGGCGTTCCACATTGCCAGGACACCGCCTGTTTTTTGAAGTGTATTGCTAGTATTTAATTGTTTAGATGCTTCGACAGTACACCAGTAAACAAAAGCCATACACCAACTGTAACCTTTTCCAAGTCCTACGGACTTTAAATACTTTTCTACATCAGCACCGGCGTTACTGTTTTTAGGTACTTCCTGAACACCTATTTGCGTGATGGCAATCTGTAAAGTTTTTTCGGATAATTTGCTCATTAGCTTTTACCGTTTAGTTGTTTAAATTTTTTAAGTTCATCTGTTAGAAGTTCTATTTCCAAC
It encodes the following:
- a CDS encoding CHAP domain-containing protein, giving the protein MSKLSEKTLQIAITQIGVQEVPKNSNAGADVEKYLKSVGLGKGYSWCMAFVYWCTVEASKQLNTSNTLQKTGGVLAMWNARPLLRVKVPQPGDIMILDYGGGLGHTGIVEKVVGTKIHTIEGNTNDVGSREGYEVCRRVRELSKIKGFIRP